Genomic DNA from Anguilla anguilla isolate fAngAng1 chromosome 17, fAngAng1.pri, whole genome shotgun sequence:
TAAATGATTTTGTCGTGATACAATGAAAAATCTTTCCCCTTCATGTGGGTGAAAACCAACAGCATGAACACACACCTATGAGCttttactgacacacacaatacagggaaaaataatgcataatgcacaacaaaatgtacagtggaacaacccccccccccccctcccccccgaggGATCAGCCGAGTTTGCCCACAGACGCTTGTATGAatataatccatttatatagctgcgTATTTACAGAAGCACTTTAGTGTAAGCATcctgctcaaaggtacaacatCATCGCCCCAGCTGGGATTTAAGACAGTTCAAAggaaatggacacacacacacacacacacacacacacacacacacacacacactcgctgtgATATttggctctctctcactctctctctggcagctgTGTACAACCTGCCTAATAAAGTCCAAACTTCAAAGACAGTGATGAAATATCCACCCACCCTTTATGTGAATGGACTGTAGACAATCTCTCTGCTGTGATAGGCTGCAGCCTGAACTGCCCAGTTTAGCCCCTCCCTTCAGGGTCTTACCTCACAGTGCTATCACCTTTATCAATCAGACTCTAAAGTTCACCCAGCTTCCATTTTGTGTTAGTAAGCCAATAGGCAGCAACTTCTCGAAAAATTACAGtcaggtgtgggtggggctccATTTGTACGTGGCCAATCAAGCCAGTTCAAAGCACCGACAGATAACATGACAGCGGCTAAAAGAAATCAGACGACAGAAAGCCCAAGCGTCCTATTCATACATTCTAGAGCAGGATTATTAGCTCAGTGAGCACTCAACTCATTAACTAATGCAGATGGTTAAACGGCTGAATTAGTTTCTGGTTTTAGGGCGGAAACAAACCCAGCAGAACCCTGTGTCTCTCCAAGGGGAGGTGAATACCACTGGTCTAGAGACAGCAGCATGTCCACATTCTGTGAAGAAATGTACAGAAGTACAAAAAACGTTTGCAAAAAAGGTCATTGCTTATGTAATTCTGATCATTTTAAGCTTTGCACAGATCAATTATAAGAAGGCAGTGGCAATTTTACATTGGGACCTGTGGGGCTgagccagcagatggcgctgtaGTGCAAAATGCGTGGTAACCATGGTGGTAACAAAGATCTCTGATTAATCAAGAAGCTATTTAAGGCAAAATACAGCTTtttgtgcctgagtgtgtgtgttgtgtgcctgcgtgtgtgcgtgcatgcctgagcgtgcacatgtgcgtgcgtgcatgtgtatgtctttgtgtgtgcacgtccctgcgtgtgtaataataataataatcattattattattattactatagtaataattctaataataataataatagtcattCTTATTCTTATCTATCTCTGTTGTAGCATTTAGACGGTGCCAGTGCTGTCCGTGGCCTGCAGTCTGACAGGCTAATGTACAGGTGGCCTTagtgtggcccagggatggaAGGGTTCCAGTGGGCCAGAGGAGGGCACCTGCTGGTCGTTCTCAAAGAGGGAATTCCAAACTGGGCTGGAAGAGGGGGTAAAGGCCCAAAGTAGaaattaaaagtaatgttaATGGATCACATTTACATATCCCTTTTCAGAATCTCTGAGCGGTTCACAATGAAGGGGGAAACTTACTGCTCCCACCAGAGGTGCATAGCCCCCATCTGGGTGACgcatgacagccattttgtgccggaACACTCAGTTTACCACAGCTGGGATCCAGAGGGAGGAAATCACTGAGACAATTAACCACTATTgcctcccttctctctgtcactagatgatctttcttttttccaacaCATCTGTCCATTCCCCATTCTTCTCCCTGACTCCCTGTcatctttccttccctctccctctctctctctctctgttctcctaCCAGCTGTTGTGCAGTATGAAACTCAGTGtgcagaaataaatctttttattaTGAAGACGAAGATTATGAAGTTGTACTTTGCCAATGCATGCTGCGCCCCATCCCAGTGCAGTGCTCCCTGTAATCCTTCTCACATCTGTCTGGTCCTCTGCTCTGTTTCCATCTCCCACTGCTCACTTCACTGCCTCCTCCACCCGTCCCGCCTGAGCATTGTTTCACTGTCCCCTCCACCCGTCCCACCTGAGCATTGTTTCACTGTCCCCTCCACCCGTCCCGCCTGTGCCTCGTTTCACTGTCCCCTCCACCCGCCCCGTCAGCACCTTGTTTCATTCTCTCCCCCCCGCGCAATGActccctcccctttcctttCTGCTGTCGGCACATCTGCACCTCTTTATCGGTTTCTCTTCTCCTCACCTTCCttccatccccctctcctttccttcaTCTTTATCCTTTACCTCCTCTACTGCCCTTCCTCTATTTcagtcctcctcttcctcctctcttcttttcAATTCCCATTCCCTGCTCTACGcacttttctttccccccttaATCCAcctcttctctctgcctctctttcttactctgcatacattttcttttattttacaccccccctcaccccccacctcccacctcaaTCTGCTCCTCCACCGccccacacaaacactaacCATGAAATCCATATTAATTCCTTCAGATCTAAAACTGTGCATTAAATCCCTTACGCAAACAGATTTGAGATCTCTGGGTAAAGAGGGGAGGGGTCATTAAAAGTGTACATAGCTGtgagaggagaagggggggggggggggggtttatatAGCAGGCCCCTTCCGTCCAGGGAAGTCCAGCGCATAAAAGCTGACGCAGAGACGCGGACTGGTAACACTGTACTGTCGTAATGCTCATCCACGTCCCAATTCACTGTGTACTGACCCACGTGCAGACAGTGTCTTACATTGCCCATAACCATCATAATTCTTCTGCTAAATAGTCTACGCTGAGGTTTAAAACGTGATCGATCTCTTTCTAATGTGACAAAGCATCTGTCAGGAAGAAACACCGGAATCATGATACTTTTCATCActatttgaaaaatgctttttcgGTGCTAGTGTATTAAACTGAACAAAATTCAGTATGAACCTGTCAACTTAAATGATCGATATAGCGTTGTTTCAATAGGAAATGTGCGCCAGTTTATAACGGTAAGTGTCGGACAGTGTCAGCTGACGTCTGTACTTGCAAGGCTGCCCTGCCCTCCAGGGCACATCCCATCTCTGTTTACACCCCTCCTttgactcctccctctctctctttttctataccttcctcctcctttcagCCACAGTTCTcaacatacagacagagagagaaaaagagagtgtgagagagagagagaaagagagagaaagaaaaagaaagacagtcACTACTTTTCCAAACAAGAAGGAAATATAAGCAGAAAAATTAAAGAATTCAAGACTGGAGCAACAcaagaaagaggggaaaagcaTTGGGAAGAAGGAAGAGAAGGCTTCACACTTTTCATGAGGGGACTTTTTAATTCACCGCAACACAGGGTTAAGGTAGGAGTGACAGAGAAACTGCTTACTTATGGACCTTGTTgcaatcatttaaatgcaatcaGTTATCATAATTACATGAGCATACATTGACTAATGTGGTAGTGCCGACTGGCAAtttaagaataagaataatgaGTACTATTGCTTACCATGATTATGATTGCCTTATTGACAACTGTCTTATTATTGAACAACAACATCAAAGGGAATATAAATAACAactaactaaaataaataattaaaatgagtaCAAATGCACCATTTAAAACAGATTACAATCATTACCCTAAGTACAGTGATAAGAAACAAGTGATGTTACAACATattataaatgcaaaaacattttctttaaaatgtttaaatatatgttttaattttgtatacAACAAAATTCTGAACTGTACAGCATGCTGGACAAAGATATTCACCACAGAGGTGAGAGCAGGATGAAACCTAAactattctattttttttctcagagggAGGGGCCTAATATAATCAGACTCCAGTGAAAGACACACAGCCAAGGTACAACAGGGGACACAGAACAAGccgacatacacacacacacacacgcgcacacgcacacacaaacgcacacacacagccattttTTCCTATTGCCAGCCATGAGCTTTGGAGCAGCTTGCATCTTTCTCAGAGGGGGCAAGAATAGAGTAAGTGCCTTTGTCTGTGCTtgtcctgcctgtctgtgcttcaCTGGTCTGTACTGCTCCGGTCTGTGTCCGTGCTGCtcatttctgtgtctgtgctcctcctgtctgtctgtgctgctgctgtcagtgtctgtactgttcctgtcagtgtctgtgctgctccagtctgtctgtgctgttcctgtccgtgtctgtgctgctcctggcagtgtctatgtctgtgtctgtgtcgtACCGTAGTGTACTGGACCAGGCAGCTACTGACCTGGTCCTGGAGtctcagggtctgctggttttccttgtTACTCCGCATGTGATTGAGCAATTAAAGCCGGTGTGTTGGTCTTCACAGTGAACTCCCTGCACCTGGCCGCTGGGATCTGAAATAGTTTTTAATTtgagatgaaaaagaaaagaaatagcaAACCATACTACTCTCCAGGAGCAGGATCACAGACCACTCCTCTGGCTGTCAGTGCTGGTCTGTAGGGTGGACGTTAAAGTCCCAGACCAAACTTTAGAGCTGGATTGTACAGTGTCTCCACAGTGTGTCATCTCACTCTGAATGTCTGTCTATATCAGCTCTGCAGTACATTTTGTAGAGAAGGAGGATTTAAACAATCGAAACTGCAGAGTGAATACTAGTTGAAAATGTACAGTCATTTGCAATATTTTAGATTACAagatcttttttcccccaaaatctatgttgtgcatactgtatacacGTGTGTACAAAGCTAATTAGTGGAAATTGTGAAAGAAATCATATTGGAGGGCAGCACGATTCTCTTTATTGCATGTTCACATAGGTGACGTCACTCCACTACTCCAGGTGCTGCAGGTAGCGGCCAGCCAGACGGTGCAAatattctgttttcatttcGACACAGCGCGTAGCCTAatctctttttgtgttttgaccCCTAACGACAggtttatttaattatctttttatgtaattCGACTGAAATGTAGTGCAGGTCGGGATTAGAacagctgtgagagagagcgtttAAAAAACAGGGGGAAAATGTGGTTGGACGGAGTAAAAGAATTATGAAGATAATAGTATATGAAATAGTATGATAGTATGAAAAGGAAAATCgctaacaaaaaacaaaaaattaaacaaatgtcgAGTTTAAATACTCTAAAGTACTCCGTGGAGTTAAACATACACAGCGAAATGATTTTCTGTAAACTGTTTTGCAGGTGCGATCGCTGGCACCTGACGAAATAGAAGGTAATTCACTCCGATCTGTTGTTCACCAAATTCGACATCTGTTCTTTCTGCGAACTCGCATGCAGCTGTTATATTTATGAGCGGCGATCACTTTTTACGATTCACGGATTAACATCAGAGGATCAGCGTCTTTTGCCTGTTTCTCATCGATCTCTTCgtgtttttacattgcatctcaATTACACATTATGTACGCTACCAGCTGCAAATCCTCTTGGTCAGTCACTGCTTGCTGTTACAAAATCTATggtaaatatattgtattacaTATAGGGCTGAACGATTTCTATGTGTCACATACACTTATCAATGACTAACAACtatacatatgtatgttttCAGGACATATTATGAAACAGAATGTAATATAGATGCATTTTCTTTccaaacttttaaaacatttgtaacattggaaatgtcattgttttttgGAATGGGTGGTACTGACCTCTCCTTAACTGGCCCGTCCCGTAGAGTTGCGAGAGGCCTTTCAGGAATTCGATAAGGACAAGGATGGGCTGATCAGCTGCAAGGACCTGGGCAATCTGATGAGAACCATGGGGTACATGCCCACTGAGATGGAGCTGATCGAGCTGGGTCAGAACATCAACATGAACCGTGAGTGTCCGACCGTCACCTCCAAACCTTCATCAGCGTGAACCGTGAGTGTCTGACCCCAAACCTTCATCAGTGAGAACCGTGAGTGTCTGACCCCAAACCTTCATCAGCGCGAACCGTTAGCGTCTTACCGTCACTCCCAAACCTTCATCAGCGCGAACCGTGAGCGTCTTACCGTCACTCCCAAACCTTCAACAATGTGAACCGCAAGCTTCTTTCACTCCCAAACCTCCGTCAGTATAAACTGCAAGCatgtacattttctgtgaccCCAAAGTGCGGTTTGGTTGGTGTGAATTTTGGTTGAAACTGCATGATGCTCAGTTTTTCACATGTATCTTACACATGTATAACCTCTTTACCGCGTTTCACGACCTGTCGGTGCTGTTGCAGTGTTGTCATTagaacacacactgctgcaagGCACGTTTGCCCCTCCCTCCAAACAACAACGTGTTAAAAGATTTCACTGTCCGGTCGTGCCGAGTTGGTCTACGTGGTTGTGCAGGACACGCTGCGCTAGTTGCAGAAACGCTTTTCTGCCGGCAAGAAAGTTGATCACCTTTTTCTTCTGCCTCCGCCATAAAAACCCTGGCCGACTGCATCCCCTCGGCCTCTTGTATCCTTACACCAACAAATAATCCCGCCACATGCCCAAGGCACTGAAATGCAATCTGTTTCTTGCGCAAGTATTTTATCCCGGACGATACGGCTAAAATCAAGGCCGAAATTAATCCCTCTCGCCGTGGTCACGGTCTCGACCTGCATTACTCGCAGCGGAGAATCCGGCCATCTGCGCTAACCACCGTTTGCAAAGGACCAGGTGCTGCGCTTAATACCTGGTAAAGGAGGGAACAAGATGTAATATAAAATCacttattattcattattattaccaGAGTTTGCTGGCTTGCAAAGGAACGCTGCCTTTGAAGAACACTCGCTGCTGCCCAGCGACCGTGTGCAAATCTGGATAAACGGTTATGGGCGAAAGCCAACAGACACTGGCAGCGAGGCACGCGAACTGATGACGGGCTTAGCCGGCGGGATTTTGTGTCAGAGTGTTAAGCGTATTATCAGAGGAAGGAAATCAGATGTTTCCCCTTTACAGAAGTACCTGAATATCATTTGGAAGAACGCCAATAAAATTGGAGGTTCAGTGTAGTTGTGTAGCATATTTATACTGCAGTTTGTCATCAGTTTCTGATCATTCTGTAAAATTTTCCCCCCTGGGAGGGAATTCAGCCCCCATGGAGGTCCGCAAATGGAGAGTCAGCAGTGGGGTGAACATCCTTCCTCTCTGCATTGGAGGGCAGTGTGGACTTTAGTCTGTTTCGTCCTCTCTGCATTGGAGGGCAGTGTGGACTTTAGTCTGTTTCGTCCTCTCTGCATTGGAGGGCAGTGTGGACTTTAGTCTGTTTCGTCCTCTCTGCAGTGGGGGGGCAGAGTGGACTTTAGTCTGTTTCGTCCTCTCTGCAGTGGGGGGAAGAGTGGAATTTAGTCTATTCCATCCTTTCCACAGTGGGGGCAGAGTAGAGTTTAGTCTGTTCCATCCTTTCCATAGTGGAGGGCAGAGTGGACTTTAGGCTGTTCTGTCCTTTTTGCAGTGGGGGGCAGAGTGGAATTTAGTCCATTCCATCCTGTCCGTAGTGAAGGGCAGAGTGGACTTTAGTCTGTTCCGTCTTCTCTACAGTGTGGTGAACTTTAGTCTATTCCGTCCTCTCTGCAGTGTGGTGGACTTTAGACTGTTCCGTCCTCTCTGCAGTGTGGTGAACTTTAGTCTATTCCGTCCAATCTGCAGTGTGGTGGACTTTAGTCTGTTTCATCCTCTCTGCAGTGGGGTGAACTTTAGTCtattctgttctctctgtagtGTGGTGGACTTTAGTCTGTTTTGTCCTCTCTGCAGTGGGGTGATCTTTAGTCTGTTCTGTCTTCTCTGCagtggggggcagggtggacTTTGAGGACTTTGTGGAGCTGATGACGCCCAAGCTCCTGGCCGAGACCGCTGGCATGATCGGACTCAAAGAGCTGAAAGATGCCTTCAAGGAGGTGAGCGCCATGGAAACCACCATTagctctcagccaatcaaaggACTGATGTGAGAGCTTTGgctatatacacatgtacagcGCATTAGTAAACTGACACTTTTTagaaagtataataataataataataataataataataaaggtgtAGATTCAAAGTGTGGAATACAAGTACAGGATAACAGCAAATGCATGCGCTGGAAGACAGATGTGAAGAAAAGGAATTAAATCCAAGTTTTCAAAAGCTAaagttaatctttttttaatctggaGGTTCTCTGTAGATCTCATAGAAACACACACCTTCTTCCCAGAAGTCTCAGCGTCTCTGAAAGTGGTCTGTCTTCCTTGCCTGTTccgccttgcccccccccccccccccccccccgccccggtcAGTTCGATGTGGACGGCGACGGCGCCATCACCACGGAGGAGCTGCGGAGCGCCATGAGCAAGCTGCTCGGCGAGCAGATGAACCGCGGCGAGATCGACGACGTCATCCGGGACGCCGACAACAACGGCGACGGCACCGTGGATTTCGAAGGTGAGGCCGGGGACGCCCGCCTATCCCCGCGGCACCCCCTTCTCCCCCGCGACGCGCCCTCCTCCCGGCGGGACCCCCTTACCCGCACGGGACCCGCCGTGGACTGAAGGGGACATTCGAACCTACTCGGATATTCGAACTTATGAACATTTACTGAGTTTCCTGTAACCCTAGACTCAGGTTTCAAGGGCTGAGCTGACTGGGgtatgactctctctctctctctctctctctctgtggctctctctctctctctctctctctctctctctctttctctttcttttctgcctgtggttagtttTTTGATAGTCTTTCTCTTTATGTTCTTTGtctattgtttttaattttgaagtATAGCAATTTTCTGTGTTGGaaaatgtcccaataaaaggggtttttaaaaatcaaatctctgtggctctctctctctctctctctctctctctctctctgtggctctctctctctctctttctctctctctctctctctctctctgtgtctctctatctctctcccgcTGTACAGCACGAGAGGCAGAAACGGGTCTGGCGTGCCCTGCTAAAGAAGCGATTGTTTCCCTCTAGGGGGGATACTGTTACACTGAGGGCCCTGTGACTGTGCTGACCCTGAGGAACCAGGCTGAGGTCACCCCCTGACACACGGCCATCTCTTAATTACAGGACACCATCGCCGCGTTtccagaccccctcccccccccccagggggggGCCCAGAGACACCCCAGCCGCCAGGACACCTGAGCCACAAGCCACCTCACTCCTCCTTTTTCCACTGCAGAGTTCATCCCTGTGTTTCTCCTCTATCTTACAGAATGTGGAGTTCATTCCTTTGCTTCTCCTTCATCTTACGAAAGTGCAGCATTGatccctctgtttctcctctATCTTACAGACTGCAGAGTTTatccctctgtttctcctctATTTTACAGACTGCAGCGTTCATCCCTCTGTTCCTTCTCTATCTTACAAAGTGCGGAGTTCATcgctttttttctccttcatcttACAGACTGCAGTAAATCCTTTTGTTTCTCCTCTATATTACAGACTGCAGAGTTCATCCCTTTGCTTCTTCTCTTTCATCTTACATATCGCAGAGTTAatccctctgtttctcctctATCTTACAGAGTTTGTCAAAATGATGTCGAGCcagtgacagaagaagagaggaagacCACGTGGAAAGAAGGGATGCAAGAACAgtggaaagaaagagggaagacTGCCTGCAGCATAAACCCAGACtgttatatatttgtatattgttCTGAAATATCTACGTTTGACTTGtataatacaaaaatgattattttatgacTGACCTATACTTGAAATTGGTGATACGGGTATTTCTGATTATTAAAACAATACAGACCCAAGAACACTGACCAGTGTTTTTATAGATATGGAATGCAATGTGTAAATACTCAtatgtggtaaatggtaaatggactgcatttatatagcacttttatccaaagcgctttacaattgatgcctcacattcaccagagcaatttggggttaggtgttttgctcagggacacttcgacatgctcagggcgggggattgaaccggcaaccctccgactgccagacaaccgctcttacctcctgagctatgtcgatATCATGTGGATTCATTCAATGCAGTTAAGTGGCTCATTTAGCTCAGAATTTACAGTCATTTGGCCAATATCGAGCATTACACTCAGGTAAAGCATGCCAAGTCAAGGAGTTATAGACCGTGCGGTTAGCAGGTCACTGGAGAAGTTGAATgctgaggaagaagagggatGGGGACGGGGCTGAAGGAGAGACGGTGTGAAGATCATCTCAGAACGAGAGAAGGGAGACCGCGGCTCGGAAGATACGCGAGGAGGAGAacgagggcggggcgggggggatttaCGGACATGGGGATCTGACAGACGAGggaataaacacaaacacacagcgatTTATgaatggaattaaaaaaaaacatgtaaaatgctcaaaacaaacaacatggCCGCTGATCCGTATCTCCACGGCGATTAGTGCAATTCCCTGAAATCCCCAGCATGAGAGTTTCAAAGGAGCAGAtggaggataaaaaaaaatcctccttGCGGAATATCTCTCATTTTGGGATTAAAGAGGGAAAACTCTCAGAACCGAAATACTCGGAAGAcaaggggagaaagagagggagagagagagagggaggggggagtgagggagagagagacagacagaaataaagaaagggggagaaatGTTCATggacatttacacattttttataaatttggcaACTGTTACATGATTTCCATTACTTACTCATTTAGATTAGCTAATTTAAATGACATTGTAAGCTACCTAAATCTGGGAAGATGGGgatggggtggcggggggggggggcggtgagtgTGAGGTTGTTTTtagtattttcatatttttttaacgcCTGCTATCAAAACAAAGGCGATCACTTGGCTTTTGCACTCAGTCATAATTTCCACTAAACTTTGTTAATCTGCTTAACACCTCCTAAGGAAGAGGCTGGTCTCTGATTCACTGAATCCCACAGTCAAAGGCCCCACTAAAGCTGGTCTGATTCACTGAATCCCATAGTCAAAGGCCATTAAAGCTGGTCTGATTCACTGAATCTCTCAGTCAAAGGGGCCACTAAAGCTGGTCTCTGATTCACTGAATCCCACAGTCAAAAGCCACTAAAGCTGGTCTCTGATTCACTGAATCCCTCAATCAAAGGGGCCACTAAAACTGGTCTGATTCATTGAATCCCACAGTCAAAGGCCATTAAAGCCGTTTGCTAAACGCATTCACAGCCAGCATTAGGATATCGCCCAATTTGCCCACGACTACTTAAGTAAAGCATTTCTTAATCAAAATGAACTAACTGGTTAGGCAGTGTGG
This window encodes:
- the cabp5b gene encoding calcium-binding protein 5b; this encodes MSFGAACIFLRGGKNRVRSLAPDEIEELREAFQEFDKDKDGLISCKDLGNLMRTMGYMPTEMELIELGQNINMNLGGRVDFEDFVELMTPKLLAETAGMIGLKELKDAFKEFDVDGDGAITTEELRSAMSKLLGEQMNRGEIDDVIRDADNNGDGTVDFEEFVKMMSSQ